A genomic stretch from Diprion similis isolate iyDipSimi1 chromosome 1, iyDipSimi1.1, whole genome shotgun sequence includes:
- the LOC124409717 gene encoding complex III assembly factor LYRM7-like — FQVLGTFKKLHRTRINTFRDDKYALEATRKKINDEYRKCKDITDENKIADLNEFALAVEREVRTTIVQAREVEPGKFALRVTKDTEKLDNATLDAAGCSTSTQQKSSSNFKKCSDATNTS; from the exons TTTCAGGTGCTTgggacatttaaaaaattgcatcgaACGCGCATCAACACGTTTCGAGATGACAAATATGCTTTGGAAG caacaagaaagaaaataaacgacgAGTATAGAAAATGCAAGGATATTACagatgagaataaaattgcAGAT CTAAATGAGTTCGCTCTGGCAGTCGAACGAGAGGTGCGAACTACAATTGTCCAGGCTAGAGAAGTGGAGCCTGGAAAGTTTG cACTTCGCGTTACTAAGGATACAGAAAAATTAGACAATGCGACACTTGATGCAGCTGGATGTTCCACAAGCACTCAACAAAAATCTAGTTCGAACTTCAAAAAATGTTCCGACGCTACAAATACATCCTGA
- the LOC124405124 gene encoding uncharacterized protein LOC124405124 has product MLFLILTGFLCFFPTPSAQFQRPRPPASSGHFGLFKSLHYLTHNISVWKLCGAAALSQGVTGPWLAMITMAFASTVTQGEADRLAFWTVILGSSLGVCASRLMDIFQGHLKIAIFGLLVASSAMFLWVLLLEKRVLTFTKGEFYTAVALGVSSSWATPALFLELASEIAYPVSEAIVGGYMIFLVNFVAATFYFSYFVPDMSERWSSYWVFGSLTVASILVLYVKDEYNRTLAMRDIIHVSDDQQVTAMKYRR; this is encoded by the exons ATGCTCTTTCTGATTCTGACCGGTTTCTTGTGCTTCTTCCCTACGCCTTCGGCGCAATTTCAACGCCCGCGTCCGCCAGCTTCCAGTGGTCACTTCGGCCTTTTCAAGTCGCTCCATTACTTGACCCA CAATATCAGCGTGTGGAAACTTTGTGGAGCCGCAGCATTGAGCCAAGGAGTGACTGGACCCTGGCTCGCAATGATCACGATGGCTTTTGCTTCAACTGTAACTCAG GGCGAAGCCGATAGGTTGGCTTTCTGGACAGTAATTTTGGGTAGTTCTCTGGGTGTTTGCGCATCACGGTTGATGGATATTTTCCAAG GTCACTTGAAGATCGCCATCTTCGGTTTACTTGTTGCATCTTCAGCCATGTTCTTGTGGGTTTTGTTGCTGGAAAAGCGAGTGTTGACCTTCACCAAAGGAGAATTCTACACAGCTGTGGCTCTCGGAGTTTCGTCCAGTTGGGCAACGCCCGCCTTATTTCTGGAATTAGCTTCCGAAATTGCCTATCCGGTTTCCGAAGCTATTGTGGGGGGATACATGatctttttggtcaatttcgtCGCCGCAACATTTTACTTCTCTTATTTCGTGCCTGATATGA GTGAACGTTGGTCCAGTTATTGGGTCTTCGGTAGCCTGACAGTCGCTTCGATTTTAGTTTTATACGTGAAGGACGAATATAATCGAACACTAGCTATGCG CGATATAATCCACGTTTCCGACGACCAACAAGTAACTGCGATGAAATATCGGAGATGA